The proteins below come from a single Juglans regia cultivar Chandler chromosome 12, Walnut 2.0, whole genome shotgun sequence genomic window:
- the LOC108985769 gene encoding probable inactive receptor kinase At5g67200 — MSRRHSPLSRESPVSKWKASCFPPHTTRHKHNTIQPTLYSFSLLNAPASSVRHSNMLNTMIILRQLSLLLLTVLSLLIFSVHILAAPSTSPAAESLLLPSDAVSLLSFKSKADLDNRLLYTLNERFDYCQWQGVKCTQGRVVRFGLQGFGLRGVLPPNTLTRLDQLRVLILRNNSLSGPIPDLSGLFNLKSLILDRNSFTGSFPASVLLLHRLRVLELSHNNLTGPIPASLCILDRLSSLRLESNLFNGTVPPLNQSYLQILNVSENNLEGPIPVTPTLSRFDAKSFQSNLGLCGEIINKVCNNSHSPFFESPSNATAPLNQSAQSQEVVVLSPTSNSRKHKSIALVLGSLIGVSVLIASLLCVFGLVKKKGSHEKDPPKKTTESLGSEPGYTPNPPTEARAEEISDLPKSFIPEVRAVRKSGNLVFCGGQAQPYNLEQLMRASAELLGRGTVGTTYKAVLDNQLIVTVKRLDANKTAITSSQMFEHHMDAVGGLRHPNLVPMGAYFQAKGERLVIYEYQPNGSLFNLIHGSKSTRAKPLHWTSCLKIAEDVAQGLTYIHQASRLIHGNLKSSNVLLGADFEACVTDYCLAVLADSLSNENPDSAAYKAPETRRSSSQASFKSDVFAFGILLLELLTGKHPSQHPFLVPTEVPDWVRAMREDDGCEDSRLGMLTEVACVCTLTSPEQRPAMWQVLKMIQEIKERVVVDNASLGFS, encoded by the exons ATGTCAAGGCGCCATTCCCCACTTTCACGTGAGTCTCCAGTCTCCAAGTGGAAAGCCAGCTGCTTCCCACCACACACGACTAGACATAAACACAATACAATACAGCCCACCCTTTACTCCTTTTCACTTCTTAACGCCCCCGCCTCCAGTGTCCGCCACTCAAATATGTTGAACACAATGATCATTCTTCGAcaactctctctcctcctcctcactGTTCTCTCATTACTCATCTTCTCCGTCCACATATTGGCTGCGCCGTCGACTTCCCCGGCAGCAGAGAGCTTGCTGCTTCCCTCTGACGCCGTTTCGCTGCTCTCCTTCAAATCTAAAGCCGACCTAGATAACCGCCTGCTATACACGCTGAACGAGCGCTTCGACTACTGCCAGTGGCAGGGCGTGAAATGTACCCAAGGCCGCGTGGTCCGCTTCGGTCTCCAGGGCTTCGGTCTTCGGGGCGTCCTCCCCCCCAACACCTTGACTCGACTCGATCAGCTTCGAGTCCTCATTCTCCGCAACAACTCACTTTCTGGTCCCATTCCTGACCTCTCCGGTCTCTTCAACCTCAAGTCCCTCATCTTGGATCGCAACTCCTTCACCGGTTCCTTCCCTGCTTCGGTTCTACTCCTCCATCGGCTTCGAGTGCTTGAACTCTCGCATAACAATCTCACCGGTCCGATACCGGCCTCATTATGCATTTTGGACCGGCTCAGTTCCCTTCGGCTTGAGTCGAACCTTTTCAACGGGACAGTGCCTCCGCTGAACCAGTCATATCTTCAAATCTTGAACGTGTCCGAGAATAACCTCGAGGGACCGATACCCGTCACACCAACTCTTTCGCGCTTTGACGCGAAGTCGTTCCAATCGAACCTCGGTCTCTGCGGCGAGATCATCAACAAGGTCTGCAATAATTCACACTCTCCCTTCTTCGAATCTCCCAGTAATGCCACTGCTCCGCTCAACCAAAGCGCGCAATCGCAGGAGGTTGTTGTTCTCTCTCCTACATCTAATTCGAGGAAGCACAAGAGCATTGCTCTTGTTTTGGGGTCTTTAATCGGAGTCTCAGTCCTCATTGCCTCTCTTCTATGCGTTTTTGGCTTGGTCAAGAAAAAGGGCAGCCATGAAAAAGACCCACCGAAAAAAACAACGGAGTCTTTGGGAAGCGAACCCGGTTATACTCCAAACCCTCCCACAGAAGCTCGAGCCGAAGAAATTAGCGACTTACCAAAAAGTTTCATCCCCGAGGTTCGAGCGGTGCGTAAGAGCGGGAACTTGGTGTTCTGTGGAGGGCAGGCCCAGCCGTACAACTTGGAGCAGCTAATGAGGGCGTCGGCGGAATTGCTGGGGAGGGGCACGGTTGGGACGACATACAAGGCCGTGCTCGATAACCAACTGATCGTGACAGTTAAGAGGCTGGATGCAAACAAGACGGCCATTACGAGCAGCCAAATGTTCGAGCACCACATGGACGCCGTGGGCGGGCTCCGCCACCCGAATCTAGTTCCCATGGGAGCTTACTTCCAGGCCAAGGGGGAGAGGCTCGTGATCTACGAATACCAACCAAACGGGAGCCTCTTCAACCTCATTCACG GATCGAAATCAACCAGAGCAAAGCCTCTACACTGGACATCATGCTTAAAGATAGCTGAAGATGTGGCCCAGGGCCTTACTTACATCCATCAAGCTTCAAGGTTGATCCATGGCAACCTGAAGTCCTCCAATGTCCTCCTTGGAGCTGACTTTGAGGCCTGTGTCACAGACTATTGCCTTGCAGTCCTTGCAGATTCTTTGTCCAATGAAAATCCGGATTCTGCAGCCTACAAAGCACCCGAGACCCGAAGGTCTAGCAGCCAAGCCAGTTTCAAGTCTGATGTCTTTGCCTTTGGCATCCTTCTGTTGGAGCTTTTGACTGGTAAACACCCATCACAACATCCTTTCCTTGTACCCACGGAGGTGCCTGATTGGGTCAGAGCAATGAGGGAAGATGATGGTTGTGAAGACAGCAGACTTGGAATGCTTACAGAGGTTGCATGTGTCTGTACTTTGACATCACCAGAACAAAGGCCAGCGATGTGGCAGGTTCTGAAGATGATACAGGAAATAAAGGAGAGGGTGGTAGTAGATAATGCATCTCTTGGATTCTCATAG
- the LOC108985745 gene encoding protein IRX15-LIKE-like — protein MKNNNGNTKLILLHPYIQKQGSSTRLWLLAFVSFFTLAFLLTLIYTRESTSTAAAAATVASSSLAGAPLPTTVISILIHYASISNNSFHMSYAELKQISDVLRKCSSPCNFLVFGLTPETLLWKALNHNGRTVFIDENRYYAAYMEEKHPEIDAYDVQYTTKLSELHELLASTEKQIRNECRPVQNLLFSECKLGLNDLPNHVYEVDWDVILVDGPRGKWPDAPGRMSPIFTAGVLARSKKMGVNAKTHVFVHDFYGEAERVCGDEFLCRENLVEASDTLGHYVLERMDANSFQFCRNQTLPKASSS, from the coding sequence ATGAAGAACAATAACGGTAACACGAAGCTAATCCTCCTCCACCCTTATATCCAGAAACAAGGAAGCTCCACTCGTCTATGGCTCCTAGCCTTTGTTTCCTTCTTCACGCTTGCTTTCTTACTCACCCTCATCTACACAAGAGAATCCACATCGACCGCCGCCGCTGCTGCCACCGTTGCTTCCTCTAGCTTGGCCGGTGCTCCATTGCCGACCACTGTCATCAGTATTCTCATCCACTACGCCTCAATATCCAATAACTCATTCCACATGTCCTACGCGGAGCTCAAGCAAATCTCCGATGTCCTCCGAAAGTGCTCGTCCCCATGCAACTTCCTTGTATTTGGCCTCACCCCGGAGACCCTTCTCTGGAAAGCACTCAACCACAACGGCCGGACCGTGTTCATCGACGAGAACCGCTACTACGCCGCCTACATGGAAGAGAAACACCCAGAGATCGATGCATACGACGTGCAGTACACGACGAAACTGAGCGAGCTGCACGAGCTCCTAGCGTCTACAGAGAAACAGATACGAAACGAGTGCCGACCGGTGCAAAACCTATTATTTTCGGAGTGTAAGCTCGGCCTCAACGACCTTCCCAACCATGTCTATGAGGTGGACTGGGATGTCATACTGGTGGACGGGCCGCGCGGCAAATGGCCGGACGCTCCGGGTCGCATGTCACCGATATTCACCGCCGGCGTGCTTGCGAGAAGCAAGAAGATGGGTGTGAATGCCAAGACCCATGTGTTCGTGCATGACTTCTACGGGGAAGCAGAGAGGGTTTGTGGGGATGAATTTTTGTGCAGAGAGAATTTGGTGGAGGCGAGTGACACTCTTGGGCATTATGTCTTGGAGAGAATGGACGCGAATAGCTTCCAGTTCTGTCGCAACCAGACATTACCGAAAGCTTCATCTTCCTAG
- the LOC108985768 gene encoding probable WRKY transcription factor 7 isoform X2, producing MAVDFIMEYRNNNKNSDFRAKMEDNAVQEAASGLESVEKLIRLLSQSQQQYLSSSSSSSSSKPSMEMEMDCKAVADVAVSKFKKVISLLGRTRTGHARFRRAPLGSQIEGKEKASEPDRVYYATPIQQIPPLPHHNLNNQYQYSDSLMPKKGVIDRKDASTTINFSYSAATSFMSSLTGDTDSKQPSCSSAFQITNLSQLSSVGKPPLSSSTSLKRKCSSETLGSGKCGGSSGRCHCSKKRKLRMKRVVRVPAISLKMADIPPDDFSWRKYGQKPIKGSPHPRGYYKCSSVRGCPARKHVERALDDPSMLVVTYEGDHNHSLPVTDATSVILESS from the exons ATGGCGGTGGATTTCATCATGGAGTATaggaacaacaacaaaaacagcGATTTCAGAGCGAAAATGGAAGACAACGCCGTGCAGGAAGCGGCGTCTGGACTCGAGAGCGTCGAAAAGCTTATCAGATTGCTTTCGCAGAGCCAGCAGCAATACCTATCTTCGTCGTCCTCGTCCTCGAGTTCGAAGCCGTCCATGGAAATGGAGATGGACTGCAAGGCTGTGGCGGACGTTGCCGTCTCCAAGTTCAAGAAGGTTATTTCTCTTCTGGGTCGGACCCGGACTGGCCACGCTCGCTTCAGAAGAGCCCCTTTGGGTTCCCAAATCGAAGGTAAAGAGAAGGCATCTGAACCCGACAGAGTTTACTACGCGACTCCGATCCAGCAGATCCCACCTCTTCCTCACCACAATCTGAATAATCAGTACCAGTACAGTGACTCTTTGATGCCTAAAAAGGGTGTGATCGACAGGAAGGACGCTTCCACCACGATTAATTTTTCTTACTCTGCTGCGACCTCGTTCATGTCGTCTTTGACTGGCGACACAGACAGCAAGCAGCCATCTTGTTCTTCGGCTTTTCAAATCACGAATCTGTCCCAGCTTTCCTCCGTGGGAAAGCCACCTTTGTCTTCGTCAACCTCCTTGAAGAGAAAGTGTAGCTCCGAAACTTTGGGTTCCGGCAAGTGCGGTGGCTCCTCCGGCCGATGCCATTGTTCCAAGAAAAG AAAGTTGAGGATGAAGAGGGTGGTGAGGGTTCCGGCGATTAGCTTGAAGATGGCTGATATTCCACCGGACGATTTTTCCTGGAGGAAATATGGACAGAAGCCGATTAAGGGTTCTCCTCATCCAAG GGGATACTACAAGTGCAGCAGCGTTAGAGGGTGTCCAGCACGTAAACACGTTGAGAGAGCACTGGATGATCCATCTATGCTGGTTGTGACCTACGAAGGCGATCACAACCACTCTCTCCCTGTTACCGATGCTACCAGTGTCATCTTAGAATCGTCCTGA
- the LOC108985768 gene encoding probable WRKY transcription factor 7 isoform X1, whose translation MAVDFIMEYRNNNKNSDFRAKMEDNAVQEAASGLESVEKLIRLLSQSQQQYLSSSSSSSSSKPSMEMEMDCKAVADVAVSKFKKVISLLGRTRTGHARFRRAPLGSQIEGKEKASEPDRVYYATPIQQIPPLPHHNLNNQYQYSDSLMPKKGVIDRKDASTTINFSYSAATSFMSSLTGDTDSKQPSCSSAFQITNLSQLSSVGKPPLSSSTSLKRKCSSETLGSGKCGGSSGRCHCSKKSRKLRMKRVVRVPAISLKMADIPPDDFSWRKYGQKPIKGSPHPRGYYKCSSVRGCPARKHVERALDDPSMLVVTYEGDHNHSLPVTDATSVILESS comes from the exons ATGGCGGTGGATTTCATCATGGAGTATaggaacaacaacaaaaacagcGATTTCAGAGCGAAAATGGAAGACAACGCCGTGCAGGAAGCGGCGTCTGGACTCGAGAGCGTCGAAAAGCTTATCAGATTGCTTTCGCAGAGCCAGCAGCAATACCTATCTTCGTCGTCCTCGTCCTCGAGTTCGAAGCCGTCCATGGAAATGGAGATGGACTGCAAGGCTGTGGCGGACGTTGCCGTCTCCAAGTTCAAGAAGGTTATTTCTCTTCTGGGTCGGACCCGGACTGGCCACGCTCGCTTCAGAAGAGCCCCTTTGGGTTCCCAAATCGAAGGTAAAGAGAAGGCATCTGAACCCGACAGAGTTTACTACGCGACTCCGATCCAGCAGATCCCACCTCTTCCTCACCACAATCTGAATAATCAGTACCAGTACAGTGACTCTTTGATGCCTAAAAAGGGTGTGATCGACAGGAAGGACGCTTCCACCACGATTAATTTTTCTTACTCTGCTGCGACCTCGTTCATGTCGTCTTTGACTGGCGACACAGACAGCAAGCAGCCATCTTGTTCTTCGGCTTTTCAAATCACGAATCTGTCCCAGCTTTCCTCCGTGGGAAAGCCACCTTTGTCTTCGTCAACCTCCTTGAAGAGAAAGTGTAGCTCCGAAACTTTGGGTTCCGGCAAGTGCGGTGGCTCCTCCGGCCGATGCCATTGTTCCAAGAAAAG CAGAAAGTTGAGGATGAAGAGGGTGGTGAGGGTTCCGGCGATTAGCTTGAAGATGGCTGATATTCCACCGGACGATTTTTCCTGGAGGAAATATGGACAGAAGCCGATTAAGGGTTCTCCTCATCCAAG GGGATACTACAAGTGCAGCAGCGTTAGAGGGTGTCCAGCACGTAAACACGTTGAGAGAGCACTGGATGATCCATCTATGCTGGTTGTGACCTACGAAGGCGATCACAACCACTCTCTCCCTGTTACCGATGCTACCAGTGTCATCTTAGAATCGTCCTGA